The nucleotide sequence AATACATCCGTGCAAAAATGTACATTGACTGCAGGAGAGTGGAAGGCTGTTGAAGTCTTTTAAATAATAAAAGTTAATTTAATTGACTACTATGCCTATTGATTAGTTGTTTTGCTAATAGATACTATAATAAATCTGTTTGTTTATGCCTTACACCATACTCGTCGCTGAGGACAATGAAGACTACTTCACTTTGTATGCGCGTCATGTCGAACGTTTTTTTGACCAGGTGACCTTGATTGGAGCGCAACATGGGGGCGAAGCTTTGGAGAAATTGCAATCGGGTCTAATCCCTAACCTGATCTTAGTGGACATTAAAATGCCTGTGATGGATGGTTACGAATTCCTCACCAGGCTGCGGGCCACTGAAGCATGGCGTTACATACCGGTTATTATCTGGACTGGCTATACATTATCCCGGGCTGAAGTGGTTCGTTTTTATACTGCGGGGGCTAACTCGGTCATGAGCAAGCATGATTCCATGAAAGATATAAAGGCATTCTGTCAGTACTGGTTTGAGATGGTTCAGATTCCCTAACCGAAGAAATCATGGAATAAGCGAGTCAATCGTAGTAGATTAATGCGCTTAAAAGTAATGGGTTACGTACCCGTTATGTATCGGGAGCTACGTAACCCATTGCTTTTAAGGGGCTTCTACACTGTAATCATTGATCCATCGAAGCGGTTAGCCAGAACCCGCTGAACGGTTTATTGTAATTGCTCTCCTGCTCTTCCAGAAGTCCAATGGTAACCTGTTCACCCAGCACACAATGAATCCGGTAATGAATTCCGGCAGCGTTTCTGCCAATAGACAGGTTTAACGCCAGTTTGTTCCGTTCATGCCCAACGGTCAGGTTGAGGCTCCGCCCACAGGCCTGAGCGTAGTCCATTGGTTGTCGGATCATCAGGTATCAACCGGGCTTCATTAAGCCATGCCCTCAATACCGTATAGCTGGTGAATTTCGTGATTAGGGAGTTAGCCGCCTGGGCTGCCTGCGAAGCCGGATCGGAGTACCGGCTAAAATGCTTGTCCCATAGCATGGTCATCCAAAGCGGCTTAGCCATTGATGACGAGTATTGCTGTGCTGAAATAACCACCTCACGCAAAAGCCACGCCTGTTGGAGCTGAGCGCGGCTTTTGTAAGCTGATAAACTCCCCAGCTCGGTCTTTGATGTTCAATTAGCGTACGAGCCAATATAGTTGATAGAACCGCAGGTTGTTCACACAACGTTTCTAAAAAATCTGTCCATCATATTGGGGGCTAAAATCCATTATTTCTTCTTTTCCTTAGGCGACAGGTCGGCTACTGAAAATCCAGATTGATTCTGTTCATATTTAGGAATTCTGGGGGCACCATGTACCTTGGGAGCCTTGGTGGCTACCTTTTTGACGTTTTTGTTTTTCTTTTCTTCGTGGGCCATGCTCTTGAGTTTATCTAAAGAACACTGATTCGCACAAAACGCTTTAATTTATTACGAAGTCTTTCCGTAAAAGTTTACCAAATAGGGAATTAAACGATGTTTAAAGGACTCCTGAAGAGTTATTCAGGGCTGGGTCCTGCAGTTTATGCGCAGGCCTTTCGCCTTGAAACATTTGTGGCTTTGCCCGGGCGGTGGATCGTAGAAGGTATAATTGCAGGCACAGTCGCTGGAGTGTTGATTACGAGCGGTGTCGATCAAATCGTCGGAAGTCACGAGTCGAGTGGTTCTTAAAACGGCTTTACATACCATTTTTAAAGCAAAGGCTTTCCGTCAAACGACCGAATGATTTTGAGATAAGACAATTTACGCTAGAATTGATTGACACGCATCCGTGTGATAACACGCTTATTTTGCCGACTTTTTAATTTTTATAAATGCAACTGATTCTGAACTAACTATGTAGTAAGCTAGTTACTATATAGACAGTAACTTACCTTTTGATCATATCCTCTCTGCTCGCTAAAATCTTTGCCTTTTTCGTAAGTAACACCGCAAACTACCTACGATTTTAGACGTCCGTCTTTTAGCTTGTCCGGCATTGATTCCCATTTCGACCCAATTAAATCAGTCGTTCTTTTCTCAGGCTCCTTATCAAACACCTTTAACGTACATTTCTTCTCTTAGCAAAATCGTTGGTCAATCGGTCTGGTGCCGGCTTCCTGGCTATAAGCTAGTGGCTAACTAACGATCCCTTCGGTCCTCATTTCACAACTGCTTCGGCTTGGGCTAATCCCTGACTCGGTTCAGCAAACGCCTACCGACCATGACCACGAGTGACCGCCCTGACCAGCCTTTCGAGCCCAGTCTATTATTGATTAGCCATGCCTTGTCGATTCTATGCGGCAAATGGCGGCTGTATATAATGCTGGTATTGGGTGAGCAAACGCTCCGGTATGGCCAATTGAGCGAACGGTTGCCTGACGTAAGCCAGAAAGTCCTGGCTGGTGAGTTGAAAGCCCTGGTTGCTCTGGGCGTGCTACAGCGAACTGTATATACCGAAATTCCGCCCCGGGTGGAATATCAACTTGCCCCAAAAGGCCTTTCTGCTTTACCTCTGCTGAGGCAGATTCAACAGATTGGTCAACTCATCACATAAGTGTTCTTTATGGCAACCAAACTCAAATTTATAAACACAAGCCAATCTGCCTTTTTTGCGACGGTTCGCGGGCGGGTCGATGCCTATTTTGCCCAGCGAGCCATCTCTCCCCACGCCAACCGAGCCATGTGGGCTAAAGCAGTCTTTTTTCTTGGTGGTTACGCGCTGTTTTACGGGCTGATTTTTTCTAATCATTTTGGCCCCTGGGTGATGTTGGGGCTAGCCATTGGCCTGGGGGTCTTTGCTGCCTGTATTGGCTTTAATGTCTCGCATGATGCGTTACACGGCGCTTTTTCAGCTCGTCCC is from Spirosoma taeanense and encodes:
- a CDS encoding response regulator translates to MPYTILVAEDNEDYFTLYARHVERFFDQVTLIGAQHGGEALEKLQSGLIPNLILVDIKMPVMDGYEFLTRLRATEAWRYIPVIIWTGYTLSRAEVVRFYTAGANSVMSKHDSMKDIKAFCQYWFEMVQIP
- a CDS encoding winged helix-turn-helix transcriptional regulator — its product is MTTSDRPDQPFEPSLLLISHALSILCGKWRLYIMLVLGEQTLRYGQLSERLPDVSQKVLAGELKALVALGVLQRTVYTEIPPRVEYQLAPKGLSALPLLRQIQQIGQLIT